A stretch of the Pan paniscus chromosome 2, NHGRI_mPanPan1-v2.0_pri, whole genome shotgun sequence genome encodes the following:
- the PDZRN3 gene encoding E3 ubiquitin-protein ligase PDZRN3 isoform X2 has translation MGCSLCSLQKQEEQYKLLYEVCQVNGKDLSRATHDQAVEAFKTAKEPIVVQVLRRTPRTKMFTPPSESQLVDTGTQTDITFEHIMALTKMSSPSPPVLDPYLLPEEHPSAHEYYDPNDYIGDIHQEMDREELELEEVDLYRMNSQDKLGLTVCYRTDDEDDIGIYISEIDPNSIAAKDGRIREGDRIIQINGIEVQNREEAVALLTSEENKNFSLLIARPELQLDEGWMDDDRNDFLDDLHMDMLEEQHHQAMQFTASVLQQKKHDEDGGTTDTATILSNQHEKDSGVGRTDESTRNDESSEQENNGDDATASSNPLAGQRKLTCSQDTLGSGDLPFSNESFISADCTDADYLGIPVDECERFRELLELKCQVKSATPYGLYYPSGPLDAGKSDPESVDKELELLNEELRSIELECLSIVRAHKMQQLKEQYRESWMLHNSGFRNYNTSIDVRRHELSDITELPEKSDKDSSSAYNTGESCRSTPLTLEISPDNSLRRAAEGISCPSSEGAVGTTDAYGPASKNLLSIMEDPEVGTPTYSPSLKELDPNQPLESKERRASDGSRSPTPSQKLGSAYLPSYHHSPYKHAHIPAHAQHYQSYMQLIQQKSAVEYAQSQMSLVSMCKDLSSPTPSEPRMEWKVKIRSDGTRYITKRPVRDRLLRERALKIREERSGMTTDDDAVSEMKMGRYWSKEERKQHLVKAKEQRRRREFMMQSRLDCLKEQQAADDRKEMNILELSHKKMMKKRNKKIFDNWMTIQELLTHGTKSPDGTRVYNSFLSVTTV, from the exons GTCAACGGCAAAGACTTATCCAGAGCAACTCATGACCAGGCTGTGGAAGCTTTCAAGACAGCCAAGGAGCCCATAGTGGTGCAGGTGTTGAGAAGAACACCAAGGACCAAAATGTTCACGCCTCCATCAGAGTCGCAGCTGGTGGACACGGGAACCCAAACCGACATCACCTTTGAACATATCATGGCCCTCACTAAGATGTCCTCTCCCAGCCCACCCGTGCTGGATCCCTATCTCTTGCCAGAGGA GCATCCTTCAGCCCATGAATACTACGATCCAAATGACTACATTGGAGACATCCATCAGGAGATGGACAGggaggagctggagctggag GAAGTGGACCTCTACAGAATGAACAGCCAGGACAAGCTGGGCCTCACTGTGTGCTACCGGACGGACGATGAAGACGACATTGGGATTTATATCAGTGAG ATTGACCCTAACAGCATTGCAGCCAAGGATGGGCGCATCCGAGAAGGAGACCGCATTATCCAG attaatggGATAGAGGTGCAGAACCGTGAAGAGGCTGTGGCTCTTCTAAccagtgaagaaaataaaaacttttcattGCTGATTGCAAGGCCTGAACTCCAG CTGGATGAGGGCTGGATGGACGATGACAGGAACGACTTTCTGGATGACCTGCACATGGACATGCTGGAGGAGCAGCACCACCAGGCCATGCAATTCACAGCTAGCGTGCTTCAGCAG AAGAAGCACGACGAAGACGGTGGGACCACAGATACAGCCACCATCTTGTCCAACCAGCACGAGAAGGACAGCGGTGTGGGGCGGACCGACGAGAGCACCCGTAATGACGAGAGCTCGGAGCAAGAGAACAATGGCGACGACGCCACCGCATCCTCCAACCCGCTGGCGGGGCAGAGGAAGCTCACCTGCAGCCAGGACACCTTGGGCAGCGGCGACCTGCCCTTCAGCAACGAGTCTTTCATTTCGGCCGACTGCACGGACGCCGACTACCTGGGGATCCCGGTGGACGAGTGCGAGCGCTTCCGCGAGCTCCTGGAGCTCAAGTGCCAGGTGAAGAGCGCCACCCCTTACGGCCTGTACTACCCTAGCGGCCCCCTGGACGCCGGCAAGAGTGACCCTGAGAGCGTGGACAAGGAGCTGGAGCTGCTGAACGAGGAGCTGCGCAGCATCGAGCTGGAGTGCCTGAGCATCGTGCGCGCCCACAAGATGCAGCAGCTCAAGGAGCAGTACCGCGAGTCCTGGATGCTGCACAACAGCGGCTTCCGCAACTACAACACCAGCATCGACGTGCGCAGACACGAGCTCTCAGATATCACTGAGCTCCCGGAGAAATCCGACAAGGACAGCTCGAGCGCCTACAACACAGGCGAGAGCTGCCGCAGCACCCCGCTCACCCTGGAGATCTCCCCCGACAACTCCTTGAGGAGAGCGGCGGAGGGCATCAGCTGCCCGAGCAGCGAAGGGGCTGTGGGGACCACGGACGCCTACGGGCCAGCCTCCAAGAATCTGCTCTCCATCATGGAAGATCCCGAAGTGGGCACCCCTACCTATAGCCCGTCCCTGAAGGAGCTGGACCCCAACCAGCCCCTGGAAAGCAAAGAGCGGAGAGCCAGCGACGGGAGCCGGAgccccacgcccagccagaagctGGGCAGCGCCTACCTGCCCTCCTATCACCACTCCCCATACAAGCACGCGCACATCCCGGCGCACGCCCAGCACTACCAGAGCTACATGCAGCTGATCCAGCAGAAGTCGGCCGTGGAGTACGCGCAAAGCCAGATGAGCCTGGTGAGCATGTGCAAGGACCTGAGCTCTCCCACCCCGTCGGAGCCGCGCATGGAGTGGAAGGTGAAGATCCGCAGCGACGGGACGCGCTACATCACCAAGAGGCCCGTGCGGGACCGCCTGCTGCGGGAGCGCGCCCTGAAGATCCGGGAAGAGCGCAGCGGCATGACCACCGACGACGACGCGGTGAGCGAGATGAAGATGGGGCGCTACTGGAGCAAGGAGGAGAGGAAGCAGCACCTGGTGAAGGCCAAggagcagcggcggcggcgcgAGTTCATGATGCAGAGCAGGTTGGATTGTCTCAAGGAGCAGCAAGCAGCCGATGACAGGAAGGAGATGAACATTCTCGAACTGAGCCACAAAAAGATGATGAAGAAGAGGAATAAAAAAATCTTCGATAACTGGATGACGATCCAAGAACTCTTAACCCACGGCACAAAATCCCCGGACGGCACTAGAGTATACAATTCCTTCCTATCGGTGACTACTGTATAA
- the PDZRN3 gene encoding E3 ubiquitin-protein ligase PDZRN3 isoform X3 has protein sequence MINQVNGKDLSRATHDQAVEAFKTAKEPIVVQVLRRTPRTKMFTPPSESQLVDTGTQTDITFEHIMALTKMSSPSPPVLDPYLLPEEHPSAHEYYDPNDYIGDIHQEMDREELELEEVDLYRMNSQDKLGLTVCYRTDDEDDIGIYISEIDPNSIAAKDGRIREGDRIIQINGIEVQNREEAVALLTSEENKNFSLLIARPELQLDEGWMDDDRNDFLDDLHMDMLEEQHHQAMQFTASVLQQKKHDEDGGTTDTATILSNQHEKDSGVGRTDESTRNDESSEQENNGDDATASSNPLAGQRKLTCSQDTLGSGDLPFSNESFISADCTDADYLGIPVDECERFRELLELKCQVKSATPYGLYYPSGPLDAGKSDPESVDKELELLNEELRSIELECLSIVRAHKMQQLKEQYRESWMLHNSGFRNYNTSIDVRRHELSDITELPEKSDKDSSSAYNTGESCRSTPLTLEISPDNSLRRAAEGISCPSSEGAVGTTDAYGPASKNLLSIMEDPEVGTPTYSPSLKELDPNQPLESKERRASDGSRSPTPSQKLGSAYLPSYHHSPYKHAHIPAHAQHYQSYMQLIQQKSAVEYAQSQMSLVSMCKDLSSPTPSEPRMEWKVKIRSDGTRYITKRPVRDRLLRERALKIREERSGMTTDDDAVSEMKMGRYWSKEERKQHLVKAKEQRRRREFMMQSRLDCLKEQQAADDRKEMNILELSHKKMMKKRNKKIFDNWMTIQELLTHGTKSPDGTRVYNSFLSVTTV, from the exons GTCAACGGCAAAGACTTATCCAGAGCAACTCATGACCAGGCTGTGGAAGCTTTCAAGACAGCCAAGGAGCCCATAGTGGTGCAGGTGTTGAGAAGAACACCAAGGACCAAAATGTTCACGCCTCCATCAGAGTCGCAGCTGGTGGACACGGGAACCCAAACCGACATCACCTTTGAACATATCATGGCCCTCACTAAGATGTCCTCTCCCAGCCCACCCGTGCTGGATCCCTATCTCTTGCCAGAGGA GCATCCTTCAGCCCATGAATACTACGATCCAAATGACTACATTGGAGACATCCATCAGGAGATGGACAGggaggagctggagctggag GAAGTGGACCTCTACAGAATGAACAGCCAGGACAAGCTGGGCCTCACTGTGTGCTACCGGACGGACGATGAAGACGACATTGGGATTTATATCAGTGAG ATTGACCCTAACAGCATTGCAGCCAAGGATGGGCGCATCCGAGAAGGAGACCGCATTATCCAG attaatggGATAGAGGTGCAGAACCGTGAAGAGGCTGTGGCTCTTCTAAccagtgaagaaaataaaaacttttcattGCTGATTGCAAGGCCTGAACTCCAG CTGGATGAGGGCTGGATGGACGATGACAGGAACGACTTTCTGGATGACCTGCACATGGACATGCTGGAGGAGCAGCACCACCAGGCCATGCAATTCACAGCTAGCGTGCTTCAGCAG AAGAAGCACGACGAAGACGGTGGGACCACAGATACAGCCACCATCTTGTCCAACCAGCACGAGAAGGACAGCGGTGTGGGGCGGACCGACGAGAGCACCCGTAATGACGAGAGCTCGGAGCAAGAGAACAATGGCGACGACGCCACCGCATCCTCCAACCCGCTGGCGGGGCAGAGGAAGCTCACCTGCAGCCAGGACACCTTGGGCAGCGGCGACCTGCCCTTCAGCAACGAGTCTTTCATTTCGGCCGACTGCACGGACGCCGACTACCTGGGGATCCCGGTGGACGAGTGCGAGCGCTTCCGCGAGCTCCTGGAGCTCAAGTGCCAGGTGAAGAGCGCCACCCCTTACGGCCTGTACTACCCTAGCGGCCCCCTGGACGCCGGCAAGAGTGACCCTGAGAGCGTGGACAAGGAGCTGGAGCTGCTGAACGAGGAGCTGCGCAGCATCGAGCTGGAGTGCCTGAGCATCGTGCGCGCCCACAAGATGCAGCAGCTCAAGGAGCAGTACCGCGAGTCCTGGATGCTGCACAACAGCGGCTTCCGCAACTACAACACCAGCATCGACGTGCGCAGACACGAGCTCTCAGATATCACTGAGCTCCCGGAGAAATCCGACAAGGACAGCTCGAGCGCCTACAACACAGGCGAGAGCTGCCGCAGCACCCCGCTCACCCTGGAGATCTCCCCCGACAACTCCTTGAGGAGAGCGGCGGAGGGCATCAGCTGCCCGAGCAGCGAAGGGGCTGTGGGGACCACGGACGCCTACGGGCCAGCCTCCAAGAATCTGCTCTCCATCATGGAAGATCCCGAAGTGGGCACCCCTACCTATAGCCCGTCCCTGAAGGAGCTGGACCCCAACCAGCCCCTGGAAAGCAAAGAGCGGAGAGCCAGCGACGGGAGCCGGAgccccacgcccagccagaagctGGGCAGCGCCTACCTGCCCTCCTATCACCACTCCCCATACAAGCACGCGCACATCCCGGCGCACGCCCAGCACTACCAGAGCTACATGCAGCTGATCCAGCAGAAGTCGGCCGTGGAGTACGCGCAAAGCCAGATGAGCCTGGTGAGCATGTGCAAGGACCTGAGCTCTCCCACCCCGTCGGAGCCGCGCATGGAGTGGAAGGTGAAGATCCGCAGCGACGGGACGCGCTACATCACCAAGAGGCCCGTGCGGGACCGCCTGCTGCGGGAGCGCGCCCTGAAGATCCGGGAAGAGCGCAGCGGCATGACCACCGACGACGACGCGGTGAGCGAGATGAAGATGGGGCGCTACTGGAGCAAGGAGGAGAGGAAGCAGCACCTGGTGAAGGCCAAggagcagcggcggcggcgcgAGTTCATGATGCAGAGCAGGTTGGATTGTCTCAAGGAGCAGCAAGCAGCCGATGACAGGAAGGAGATGAACATTCTCGAACTGAGCCACAAAAAGATGATGAAGAAGAGGAATAAAAAAATCTTCGATAACTGGATGACGATCCAAGAACTCTTAACCCACGGCACAAAATCCCCGGACGGCACTAGAGTATACAATTCCTTCCTATCGGTGACTACTGTATAA
- the PDZRN3 gene encoding E3 ubiquitin-protein ligase PDZRN3 isoform X4: MFTPPSESQLVDTGTQTDITFEHIMALTKMSSPSPPVLDPYLLPEEHPSAHEYYDPNDYIGDIHQEMDREELELEEVDLYRMNSQDKLGLTVCYRTDDEDDIGIYISEIDPNSIAAKDGRIREGDRIIQINGIEVQNREEAVALLTSEENKNFSLLIARPELQLDEGWMDDDRNDFLDDLHMDMLEEQHHQAMQFTASVLQQKKHDEDGGTTDTATILSNQHEKDSGVGRTDESTRNDESSEQENNGDDATASSNPLAGQRKLTCSQDTLGSGDLPFSNESFISADCTDADYLGIPVDECERFRELLELKCQVKSATPYGLYYPSGPLDAGKSDPESVDKELELLNEELRSIELECLSIVRAHKMQQLKEQYRESWMLHNSGFRNYNTSIDVRRHELSDITELPEKSDKDSSSAYNTGESCRSTPLTLEISPDNSLRRAAEGISCPSSEGAVGTTDAYGPASKNLLSIMEDPEVGTPTYSPSLKELDPNQPLESKERRASDGSRSPTPSQKLGSAYLPSYHHSPYKHAHIPAHAQHYQSYMQLIQQKSAVEYAQSQMSLVSMCKDLSSPTPSEPRMEWKVKIRSDGTRYITKRPVRDRLLRERALKIREERSGMTTDDDAVSEMKMGRYWSKEERKQHLVKAKEQRRRREFMMQSRLDCLKEQQAADDRKEMNILELSHKKMMKKRNKKIFDNWMTIQELLTHGTKSPDGTRVYNSFLSVTTV, translated from the exons ATGTTCACGCCTCCATCAGAGTCGCAGCTGGTGGACACGGGAACCCAAACCGACATCACCTTTGAACATATCATGGCCCTCACTAAGATGTCCTCTCCCAGCCCACCCGTGCTGGATCCCTATCTCTTGCCAGAGGA GCATCCTTCAGCCCATGAATACTACGATCCAAATGACTACATTGGAGACATCCATCAGGAGATGGACAGggaggagctggagctggag GAAGTGGACCTCTACAGAATGAACAGCCAGGACAAGCTGGGCCTCACTGTGTGCTACCGGACGGACGATGAAGACGACATTGGGATTTATATCAGTGAG ATTGACCCTAACAGCATTGCAGCCAAGGATGGGCGCATCCGAGAAGGAGACCGCATTATCCAG attaatggGATAGAGGTGCAGAACCGTGAAGAGGCTGTGGCTCTTCTAAccagtgaagaaaataaaaacttttcattGCTGATTGCAAGGCCTGAACTCCAG CTGGATGAGGGCTGGATGGACGATGACAGGAACGACTTTCTGGATGACCTGCACATGGACATGCTGGAGGAGCAGCACCACCAGGCCATGCAATTCACAGCTAGCGTGCTTCAGCAG AAGAAGCACGACGAAGACGGTGGGACCACAGATACAGCCACCATCTTGTCCAACCAGCACGAGAAGGACAGCGGTGTGGGGCGGACCGACGAGAGCACCCGTAATGACGAGAGCTCGGAGCAAGAGAACAATGGCGACGACGCCACCGCATCCTCCAACCCGCTGGCGGGGCAGAGGAAGCTCACCTGCAGCCAGGACACCTTGGGCAGCGGCGACCTGCCCTTCAGCAACGAGTCTTTCATTTCGGCCGACTGCACGGACGCCGACTACCTGGGGATCCCGGTGGACGAGTGCGAGCGCTTCCGCGAGCTCCTGGAGCTCAAGTGCCAGGTGAAGAGCGCCACCCCTTACGGCCTGTACTACCCTAGCGGCCCCCTGGACGCCGGCAAGAGTGACCCTGAGAGCGTGGACAAGGAGCTGGAGCTGCTGAACGAGGAGCTGCGCAGCATCGAGCTGGAGTGCCTGAGCATCGTGCGCGCCCACAAGATGCAGCAGCTCAAGGAGCAGTACCGCGAGTCCTGGATGCTGCACAACAGCGGCTTCCGCAACTACAACACCAGCATCGACGTGCGCAGACACGAGCTCTCAGATATCACTGAGCTCCCGGAGAAATCCGACAAGGACAGCTCGAGCGCCTACAACACAGGCGAGAGCTGCCGCAGCACCCCGCTCACCCTGGAGATCTCCCCCGACAACTCCTTGAGGAGAGCGGCGGAGGGCATCAGCTGCCCGAGCAGCGAAGGGGCTGTGGGGACCACGGACGCCTACGGGCCAGCCTCCAAGAATCTGCTCTCCATCATGGAAGATCCCGAAGTGGGCACCCCTACCTATAGCCCGTCCCTGAAGGAGCTGGACCCCAACCAGCCCCTGGAAAGCAAAGAGCGGAGAGCCAGCGACGGGAGCCGGAgccccacgcccagccagaagctGGGCAGCGCCTACCTGCCCTCCTATCACCACTCCCCATACAAGCACGCGCACATCCCGGCGCACGCCCAGCACTACCAGAGCTACATGCAGCTGATCCAGCAGAAGTCGGCCGTGGAGTACGCGCAAAGCCAGATGAGCCTGGTGAGCATGTGCAAGGACCTGAGCTCTCCCACCCCGTCGGAGCCGCGCATGGAGTGGAAGGTGAAGATCCGCAGCGACGGGACGCGCTACATCACCAAGAGGCCCGTGCGGGACCGCCTGCTGCGGGAGCGCGCCCTGAAGATCCGGGAAGAGCGCAGCGGCATGACCACCGACGACGACGCGGTGAGCGAGATGAAGATGGGGCGCTACTGGAGCAAGGAGGAGAGGAAGCAGCACCTGGTGAAGGCCAAggagcagcggcggcggcgcgAGTTCATGATGCAGAGCAGGTTGGATTGTCTCAAGGAGCAGCAAGCAGCCGATGACAGGAAGGAGATGAACATTCTCGAACTGAGCCACAAAAAGATGATGAAGAAGAGGAATAAAAAAATCTTCGATAACTGGATGACGATCCAAGAACTCTTAACCCACGGCACAAAATCCCCGGACGGCACTAGAGTATACAATTCCTTCCTATCGGTGACTACTGTATAA